In Synechococcus sp. CC9616, the following are encoded in one genomic region:
- a CDS encoding 1-acyl-sn-glycerol-3-phosphate acyltransferase, whose protein sequence is MSEPRSALVSQTPKPSLTYQLVSNLLVFPVFRGLFRGSTRGLEHVPSQGPLVVVANHGSHLDPPLLGHALGRPVAFMAKAELFDVPILGAIIRACGAYPVRRGASDREAIRTATAKLEDGWATGVFLDGTRQADGRVNQPLPGAALLAARSGAPLLPVAIINSHRALGSGSSLPRLVPIQLRVGEPVPAPSGRRRVDLDATTAELQRRINSLLDQGLLRP, encoded by the coding sequence GTGAGCGAACCGCGTTCTGCCCTGGTCAGCCAGACCCCGAAACCGAGCCTGACGTACCAACTCGTGAGCAACTTACTGGTGTTCCCGGTCTTCCGAGGGCTGTTCCGGGGCTCGACCAGGGGGCTTGAGCATGTTCCGAGTCAGGGGCCGCTTGTGGTGGTGGCCAACCATGGCTCCCACCTCGATCCCCCACTGTTGGGCCATGCCCTCGGCAGGCCAGTGGCCTTCATGGCCAAGGCTGAACTCTTTGACGTGCCCATCCTTGGCGCAATCATTCGTGCCTGTGGGGCCTACCCCGTGCGCCGCGGCGCCAGTGACCGAGAAGCGATCCGCACCGCAACAGCAAAGCTTGAGGACGGCTGGGCCACAGGCGTGTTCCTCGATGGCACGCGTCAGGCGGATGGTCGGGTGAATCAGCCATTGCCCGGAGCCGCCCTGTTGGCGGCTCGTTCCGGTGCGCCCCTACTGCCTGTCGCCATCATCAACAGCCACCGTGCACTTGGCTCGGGCAGCTCCCTGCCTCGGCTGGTGCCAATCCAGCTGCGGGTCGGCGAACCTGTCCCCGCTCCGAGCGGCCGACGACGAGTCGATCTGGATGCCACCACTGCGGAACTGCAACGACGGATCAATTCCCTTCTGGATCAGGGACTGCTGCGTCCTTGA
- a CDS encoding YdcF family protein, with translation MAGVRTGVLLGGGLMFWMVSSGPLAPYRQALLDRSAPQLVLVLGGDVDRERMGAKLAGELDLPLLISGGSNREYATWLVQEEGLEPQRVQLDYRAQDTLGNFTSLVDELQQRDVRHVLLVTSADHLSRSMAVGQVVAGSRGIHLTGVPVDCKPSCREETWVKRWGDWLRAVAWVITGRDLKDAAVPDPEGN, from the coding sequence ATGGCAGGTGTGCGAACCGGCGTTCTTCTCGGCGGCGGGCTGATGTTCTGGATGGTGAGTTCGGGTCCGTTGGCGCCCTATCGCCAGGCATTGCTGGATCGCAGTGCACCGCAGCTTGTGCTGGTTCTGGGTGGTGACGTGGATCGCGAGCGGATGGGAGCCAAGCTCGCCGGTGAATTGGATTTGCCCCTGTTGATCAGTGGCGGCAGCAATCGCGAGTACGCGACCTGGCTGGTGCAGGAAGAGGGGCTCGAACCGCAGCGGGTTCAGCTGGACTACAGGGCCCAGGACACGCTTGGCAATTTCACGTCCCTTGTGGATGAGCTGCAGCAGCGCGATGTGCGCCATGTTCTGCTCGTCACCAGTGCCGATCACCTGTCCCGATCGATGGCGGTTGGTCAGGTGGTGGCCGGAAGCCGCGGCATCCATCTCACGGGCGTCCCCGTGGACTGCAAGCCCAGTTGCAGAGAGGAGACTTGGGTTAAACGCTGGGGGGATTGGCTGCGGGCGGTGGCCTGGGTGATCACCGGTCGTGATCTCAAGGACGCAGCAGTCCCTGATCCAGAAGGGAATTGA
- the tsaB gene encoding tRNA (adenosine(37)-N6)-threonylcarbamoyltransferase complex dimerization subunit type 1 TsaB, with translation MSAPSLLLALHSSTERFGVAVLDPSVGDLPQPAVFDDGRALSNTLLKRVESVLPAPRWSGLQGLAVATGPGGFTGTRLTVVMARTLAQQLRVPLVGVSSFALMAARLCGRLSDPSDRFWITRELPRRGVVGGAYQLNDGAVEELEPPHLLQPGRSLGPMVLEAHDDVEADVICLLNRLQTALARGQACPWQSVLPIYPTSPVGVV, from the coding sequence ATGAGCGCCCCTTCCCTGCTGTTGGCCCTTCACAGTTCAACCGAACGTTTCGGCGTGGCGGTTCTGGATCCCAGTGTTGGCGATTTACCTCAGCCAGCTGTGTTTGATGACGGTCGCGCCCTCTCAAACACGCTGTTGAAGCGGGTTGAATCCGTCCTGCCAGCACCGCGTTGGTCTGGCCTGCAAGGGCTCGCTGTGGCGACTGGCCCTGGTGGGTTCACCGGGACCAGGCTGACGGTGGTGATGGCCCGCACGCTTGCGCAGCAGCTTCGGGTGCCTCTTGTTGGCGTCAGCAGTTTTGCTCTGATGGCCGCACGCCTCTGCGGGCGCCTCTCCGATCCCAGTGATCGTTTCTGGATCACCCGAGAGCTCCCCCGTCGCGGCGTGGTGGGCGGCGCATATCAGCTGAACGACGGCGCCGTTGAGGAGCTGGAGCCCCCGCACCTGCTCCAACCAGGTCGTTCTCTTGGTCCGATGGTGCTGGAGGCGCACGACGATGTCGAAGCGGATGTGATCTGTCTGCTGAATCGACTGCAGACGGCCCTCGCTCGCGGGCAGGCCTGCCCCTGGCAGAGCGTCTTGCCGATCTACCCCACTTCGCCGGTGGGAGTGGTCTGA
- a CDS encoding Ycf34 family protein has product MCICVNCRWVDRCQAYHAVERQHGAVHLNESPDFQPSSPRIHVSVLDLPEGGAGIEWDVRGCESFAPDHGRWLRLRPGEPVPG; this is encoded by the coding sequence ATGTGCATCTGCGTGAACTGCCGCTGGGTCGACCGCTGTCAGGCCTATCACGCGGTCGAGCGCCAGCATGGGGCCGTTCATCTCAATGAATCACCCGATTTTCAGCCGTCCTCTCCTCGGATTCATGTGTCCGTTTTGGATCTGCCAGAAGGGGGTGCAGGGATCGAGTGGGACGTGCGCGGGTGTGAGAGTTTTGCGCCGGATCATGGCCGTTGGCTGAGGTTGAGGCCAGGCGAACCCGTGCCGGGATGA
- a CDS encoding CCA tRNA nucleotidyltransferase, which yields MHMPPEAASSNILEPRDAASIVWQRLNPGQWPLRLEVLPDGTALVGGAVRDALLDRLPSCPDLDLVVTGKALALTQQLAASLGGTAVVLDERRDIGRLVLRGWTIDIARQEGQSLLEDLRRRDYRLNAMALPLHPGGELVDPTGGLRDLREGRLVAVSEDNLKDDPLRLLRGLRLMAEMRLALDPQTQIWIRCHRNLLGQSAPERILAELERLVRAPHADGVLPLLEELELLTTWSDPAGQQRPIPGINESEGMTPDERDRALPLSRLMHMLGDLGLEQLRASRQLRQRCRTLRRWVRDLPADPETLDETSRYRLHCELEQDLPALILHLSSSQRMTWMQRWRDPDDPLFHPVAAVDGLTLQRELGIKPGPAVGLLLQHLKRERAFLRIGNRASSLKEAQRWCESHSDLL from the coding sequence ATGCACATGCCTCCTGAAGCCGCTTCGTCCAACATTCTGGAACCAAGAGACGCGGCCAGCATTGTTTGGCAACGTCTGAACCCTGGGCAATGGCCATTGCGGCTGGAGGTCCTGCCCGATGGCACAGCCCTCGTCGGGGGCGCGGTGAGGGACGCTTTGCTCGATCGCCTGCCCAGCTGCCCCGATCTGGATCTGGTGGTCACCGGCAAAGCGTTGGCACTCACCCAACAGCTGGCGGCCTCGCTTGGTGGAACGGCCGTTGTCCTGGACGAGCGGAGGGACATTGGTCGCCTGGTGCTGCGCGGCTGGACCATCGACATCGCCCGACAGGAGGGCCAGAGCCTCCTGGAGGACCTTCGGAGACGGGACTACCGGCTCAATGCCATGGCCTTGCCGCTGCACCCCGGCGGAGAGCTTGTGGATCCCACCGGCGGCCTGCGGGATCTGCGGGAGGGCCGACTTGTCGCAGTCAGCGAAGACAACCTCAAGGACGATCCCCTGCGGCTGTTGCGAGGGCTGCGGCTGATGGCGGAGATGCGCCTCGCGTTGGACCCGCAGACCCAGATCTGGATCCGCTGCCACCGCAACCTTCTCGGCCAGTCGGCTCCGGAGCGGATCCTGGCTGAACTGGAACGGCTGGTGCGGGCGCCTCACGCTGATGGAGTTCTGCCGCTCCTTGAGGAACTGGAGCTTCTGACCACGTGGTCCGATCCCGCTGGCCAGCAACGGCCCATCCCCGGGATCAACGAGAGCGAAGGAATGACGCCTGATGAACGGGACCGAGCCCTGCCCCTGTCTCGTCTGATGCACATGCTGGGAGATCTGGGTCTGGAACAGCTGCGGGCAAGCCGACAGCTGCGTCAGCGCTGCCGAACCCTGCGTCGCTGGGTCCGTGATCTTCCGGCCGATCCCGAAACCCTCGATGAGACGAGCCGTTATCGGCTTCATTGCGAACTGGAGCAGGATCTGCCGGCCCTGATCCTTCACCTGTCGTCCAGCCAGCGGATGACCTGGATGCAGCGTTGGCGGGACCCGGATGATCCCTTGTTTCATCCAGTGGCCGCCGTCGATGGTTTAACCCTGCAGCGCGAATTGGGCATCAAACCCGGGCCGGCAGTTGGCCTTCTGCTGCAGCATCTGAAGCGAGAGAGGGCCTTCCTGCGCATCGGCAACCGTGCTTCATCCCTTAAGGAAGCGCAACGCTGGTGTGAGTCACACAGCGACCTGCTGTGA
- a CDS encoding RNA-binding protein, with protein MSIRLYIGNLPQTFDEKELDALIKSAGEGIRFKAVLDRETGSCRGFGFANVDDPKVADALIEQLNGKDFGGNALRVERSERKDSSGGNRRGGGSAGPLVGRKAANKVVHSDAPAEEAPDPRWAGELSKLKDLLANQKTPV; from the coding sequence ATGAGCATCCGCCTGTACATCGGCAACCTGCCGCAGACCTTCGACGAAAAGGAGCTGGATGCTCTGATTAAGAGCGCAGGGGAGGGAATTCGCTTCAAGGCGGTTCTCGATCGTGAAACCGGGAGCTGCCGCGGATTCGGGTTCGCCAATGTTGATGACCCGAAAGTTGCCGATGCCTTGATCGAGCAGCTGAACGGAAAAGATTTCGGCGGCAACGCGCTTCGGGTTGAACGCTCCGAACGCAAGGACAGCAGCGGCGGCAACCGTCGTGGTGGGGGTTCCGCTGGGCCACTGGTCGGTCGCAAGGCCGCGAACAAGGTTGTTCACAGCGATGCCCCTGCCGAGGAGGCACCTGACCCGCGCTGGGCTGGCGAACTCTCCAAGCTGAAGGATCTGCTGGCCAATCAGAAAACCCCGGTCTGA
- a CDS encoding phytoene synthase — MTLAVRSLDAAFEACRRETAEWAKTFYLGTLLLPLAKRRAIWAIYVWCRRTDELMDSPEAQARPIDELADRLDRWEDKTRALFAGHVDDDLGAVMVDTIERFPQDIQPYLDMIEGQRMDLTWTRYPRFEDLRLYCYRVAGTVGLMTQGVMGVDGAYTSAPWSAAPDTSDAAVALGIANQLTNILRDVGEDRGRGRIYLPQEDLQRFGYSEDDLMAGRLNAAWRELMGFQLQRAREWFARSEAGVRWLSRDARWPVWTSLRLYRGILDAIERIDYDVFNHRAYVSKLAKFADLPRSFVLAQSR; from the coding sequence ATGACCCTCGCAGTTCGATCTCTCGACGCAGCTTTCGAAGCCTGCCGTCGCGAGACAGCTGAGTGGGCAAAGACGTTTTATCTGGGGACCCTGCTGCTGCCGCTGGCCAAGCGGCGTGCCATCTGGGCGATCTACGTGTGGTGCCGCCGCACCGACGAGCTGATGGACAGCCCAGAAGCGCAGGCACGGCCCATCGATGAGTTGGCCGACCGCCTCGATCGCTGGGAGGACAAGACCCGTGCACTGTTTGCGGGCCATGTGGACGACGATCTCGGTGCGGTGATGGTCGACACGATCGAGCGATTTCCGCAGGACATCCAGCCCTATCTCGACATGATCGAGGGGCAGCGGATGGACCTCACCTGGACCCGCTATCCCCGCTTCGAAGACCTTCGTTTGTATTGCTATCGCGTAGCAGGGACCGTGGGTTTGATGACCCAGGGCGTGATGGGGGTCGATGGCGCTTACACATCCGCTCCCTGGAGTGCGGCACCGGACACCTCAGATGCGGCTGTGGCTCTGGGGATCGCCAATCAGCTCACCAACATCCTTCGGGATGTCGGAGAGGACCGAGGACGTGGGCGCATCTATCTGCCACAGGAAGATCTACAACGCTTCGGATACAGCGAGGACGACTTGATGGCGGGGCGCCTGAACGCAGCCTGGCGCGAGCTCATGGGCTTCCAGCTTCAGCGTGCCCGCGAATGGTTTGCCCGTTCGGAAGCAGGGGTGCGCTGGCTCTCCAGGGACGCCCGCTGGCCTGTTTGGACGTCACTGCGGTTGTATCGCGGAATTCTCGACGCGATCGAGCGAATTGATTACGACGTCTTCAACCACCGGGCCTACGTCAGCAAACTGGCGAAATTCGCCGATCTTCCCCGATCCTTCGTACTGGCTCAGTCCAGATAA
- the pds gene encoding 15-cis-phytoene desaturase, giving the protein MRVAIAGAGLAGLSCAKYLADAGHTPIVVEARDVLGGKVAAWKDEDGDWYETGLHIFFGAYPNMLQLFKELNIEDRLQWKSHSMIFNQPEEPGTYSRFDFPDLPAPVNGVAAILGNNDMLSWPEKISFGLGLVPAMLRGQGYVEECDKYSWTEWLRIHNIPERVNDEVFIAMSKALNFIDPDEISSTVLLTALNRFLQEKNGSRMAFLDGAPPERLCEPVVRHVESLGGEVHLDSPLREIKLNADGSVAAFHIGGVKGKESFDLTADAYVSAMPVDPFKLLLPEPWRQMDVFRKLDGLRGVPVINIHLWFDRKLTDIDHLLFSRSPLLSVYADMSITCKEYEDPDRSMLELVFAPAKDWIGRSDEDIIEATMGELHKLFPMHFGGDDPATLRKYKVVKTPLSVYKTTPGCQQLRPDQDTPIRNFFLAGDYTMQRYLASMEGAVLSGKLCAEAMDRQRDQLASSTPVSEPVAA; this is encoded by the coding sequence ATGCGTGTTGCCATTGCCGGAGCCGGTCTTGCAGGTCTCTCCTGTGCCAAATATCTGGCTGATGCCGGCCATACGCCGATCGTGGTGGAGGCCCGGGATGTCCTCGGCGGCAAGGTTGCGGCCTGGAAGGACGAGGACGGCGATTGGTATGAAACCGGCCTGCACATCTTTTTCGGGGCTTACCCGAACATGCTGCAGCTGTTCAAAGAACTGAATATCGAGGACCGGCTGCAATGGAAGAGCCACTCGATGATCTTCAACCAGCCTGAGGAACCAGGGACTTACAGCCGGTTTGATTTCCCCGATCTGCCAGCTCCGGTGAATGGTGTGGCAGCGATTCTGGGCAACAACGACATGCTCAGCTGGCCGGAGAAGATCAGCTTCGGTCTTGGACTGGTTCCCGCAATGCTCCGGGGGCAGGGCTACGTCGAAGAGTGCGACAAATACTCCTGGACGGAGTGGCTGCGGATCCACAACATTCCCGAGCGCGTCAACGATGAGGTGTTCATCGCCATGAGCAAGGCGTTGAATTTCATCGATCCCGATGAGATTTCCTCGACGGTGTTGCTGACTGCTCTCAACCGTTTCCTCCAGGAGAAGAACGGCTCCCGGATGGCGTTCCTCGATGGGGCTCCCCCGGAACGTCTTTGTGAGCCGGTGGTCAGGCACGTTGAATCCCTGGGAGGGGAAGTCCACCTGGACAGTCCCTTGAGGGAAATCAAACTCAATGCCGACGGCTCTGTTGCCGCTTTCCACATCGGAGGCGTGAAGGGGAAGGAGAGTTTTGATCTCACAGCCGATGCCTACGTCAGCGCTATGCCGGTGGATCCGTTCAAGTTGCTTCTCCCAGAGCCTTGGAGGCAGATGGATGTGTTCCGCAAGCTCGATGGACTGCGCGGAGTGCCGGTGATCAACATTCACCTCTGGTTTGACCGCAAACTCACCGATATCGACCATTTGCTGTTCAGCCGCTCGCCGCTGCTGAGCGTCTATGCCGACATGAGCATCACCTGCAAGGAGTACGAAGACCCTGATCGCTCCATGCTTGAGCTGGTGTTCGCCCCTGCAAAAGACTGGATTGGTCGCAGCGACGAGGACATCATCGAGGCCACCATGGGTGAGCTACACAAGCTGTTTCCAATGCACTTCGGCGGCGACGACCCTGCGACCTTGCGTAAGTACAAAGTGGTGAAAACACCGCTGTCCGTTTACAAGACGACCCCTGGCTGTCAGCAGCTGCGTCCAGACCAGGACACACCGATCCGCAACTTCTTCCTGGCGGGCGATTACACGATGCAGCGCTACCTTGCTTCGATGGAAGGCGCTGTGCTCAGTGGCAAGCTCTGCGCTGAAGCAATGGACCGGCAGCGCGATCAGCTGGCATCATCGACCCCTGTCAGCGAGCCCGTTGCGGCCTGA
- a CDS encoding NAD(P)H-quinone oxidoreductase subunit M, whose amino-acid sequence MADTLLKCTTRHVRLFTARVENEDLIPDPDQLTLDLDPDNEFLWTDSAVVSIQTRFKELVEAGAGGELSDYSLRRIGTELEGSIRQLLQAGELSYNPDGRVTNYSMGLPRTPELL is encoded by the coding sequence ATGGCTGACACCCTGCTGAAGTGCACGACTCGCCACGTCCGCCTGTTCACGGCCCGAGTGGAGAACGAGGATCTGATCCCGGATCCTGATCAACTCACGTTGGATCTCGACCCGGACAACGAATTTCTCTGGACCGACAGCGCTGTTGTGTCCATCCAAACCCGGTTTAAAGAACTGGTGGAAGCCGGAGCCGGTGGAGAGCTCAGCGACTACAGCCTGCGGCGGATCGGTACGGAGCTGGAAGGGAGCATCCGGCAGCTGCTGCAAGCCGGAGAGCTCAGCTACAACCCGGATGGACGCGTGACCAATTACTCCATGGGCCTGCCTCGCACGCCGGAACTGCTGTGA
- a CDS encoding DUF3172 domain-containing protein, whose protein sequence is MNRSLYGRGPRDSQGPRDSRGPRDSRDPRNSRDPRDSRDPRDSRFERFERDERNRPPSGGRPSASGGGPGGGPGFSFNTLTVAVLAGVLIVGIGIGSAVTSTTAGDQGNIASSQQLDMSVPDPEFCQQWGASAYVMDVEMYTTMRPVTSFVTQPALQAGCVIRRENWSVLRREGAITPAQEKECKQRMNTFAYIGSIRDKPIVRCVYQTDVSENKFIMKGIADDTVGVTPEADRF, encoded by the coding sequence GTGAACCGATCCCTCTACGGCAGAGGCCCACGGGACAGCCAGGGGCCACGAGACAGCCGGGGGCCTCGCGACAGCCGTGACCCTCGCAACAGCCGTGATCCTCGCGACAGCCGTGATCCTCGCGACAGCCGGTTCGAACGCTTCGAGCGAGACGAACGGAATCGACCTCCCTCCGGCGGCCGCCCGTCGGCCTCCGGAGGGGGCCCAGGAGGCGGACCGGGTTTCAGTTTCAACACCCTCACAGTTGCCGTTCTGGCAGGCGTGTTGATCGTCGGAATCGGGATCGGCAGTGCTGTAACCAGCACAACTGCAGGGGATCAGGGCAACATCGCCAGCAGTCAGCAGCTCGATATGTCGGTTCCTGATCCCGAGTTCTGCCAGCAGTGGGGCGCGAGCGCCTATGTGATGGACGTTGAGATGTACACAACGATGCGACCTGTTACCAGCTTCGTCACGCAGCCGGCTCTTCAGGCTGGCTGCGTGATTCGTCGTGAGAACTGGTCTGTGCTGCGCAGAGAGGGAGCGATCACTCCTGCCCAGGAAAAGGAATGCAAGCAGCGGATGAATACGTTCGCCTATATCGGCTCGATTCGCGACAAACCCATCGTGCGCTGTGTCTACCAAACCGACGTCAGCGAAAACAAATTCATCATGAAGGGAATTGCAGATGACACTGTCGGGGTCACACCGGAAGCCGACAGGTTCTAA
- a CDS encoding LysR family transcriptional regulator, producing MADLPFTLDQLRILRAIVSEGSFKKAADSLYVTQPAVSLQIQNLEKQLEVSLFDRGGRKAQLTEAGHLLLSYCDRILSQCHEACRALEDLHNLKGGSLVVGASQTTGTYLMPRMIGLFRQKYPDVAVQLQVHSTRRTGWSVANGQIDLAIIGGELPQELNELLQVVPYASDELALVLPVKHPLARLVELTKEDLYRLGFVCLDAQSTTRKMVDQLLARSGLDIQRLRIEMELNSLEAIKNAVQAGLGAAFVPVVSVERELAAGTIHRPVVADLQVRRQLKLITHPARYCSRASAAFRQDVLPVFASPDSPLRQGQVA from the coding sequence ATGGCCGATCTGCCGTTCACGCTTGATCAGCTGCGCATTCTGCGAGCGATTGTCAGCGAGGGCAGTTTCAAGAAAGCTGCCGACAGCCTCTACGTCACGCAGCCAGCCGTCAGTCTCCAGATCCAGAACCTGGAGAAGCAGCTGGAGGTCTCCCTGTTCGATCGAGGAGGTCGGAAGGCGCAGCTCACAGAGGCAGGCCATTTGCTGCTGAGTTACTGCGATCGCATCCTCAGCCAGTGTCACGAGGCATGTCGAGCACTCGAAGACCTGCACAACCTCAAAGGTGGTTCGCTGGTTGTTGGAGCAAGTCAGACCACAGGCACCTATCTGATGCCGCGCATGATCGGTCTGTTCCGCCAGAAATATCCCGATGTCGCGGTTCAGCTGCAGGTGCACAGCACGCGGCGTACCGGCTGGAGCGTTGCCAATGGACAGATCGATCTGGCGATTATTGGTGGGGAACTGCCGCAGGAACTGAACGAACTGCTGCAGGTGGTTCCCTATGCCAGCGACGAGCTGGCTTTGGTCCTGCCGGTCAAGCATCCCCTGGCCAGGCTTGTGGAGCTCACCAAGGAAGACCTCTACAGGCTCGGTTTTGTCTGCCTGGATGCGCAATCAACGACGCGCAAGATGGTGGATCAGCTGCTTGCCCGCTCCGGTCTCGATATTCAGCGTCTGCGCATCGAAATGGAGTTGAACTCCCTGGAAGCGATCAAAAATGCCGTGCAGGCCGGACTTGGCGCCGCCTTTGTTCCTGTTGTCTCGGTCGAGCGGGAGCTCGCGGCGGGAACGATTCATCGCCCGGTGGTGGCGGATCTTCAGGTTCGTCGACAGCTCAAGCTGATCACCCACCCAGCCCGTTACTGCTCACGGGCATCAGCGGCATTCCGGCAGGACGTCCTGCCGGTGTTTGCTAGCCCAGACAGCCCATTGCGACAAGGTCAGGTCGCTTAG
- a CDS encoding NnrU family protein has translation MAMSDQHSSLVMLLLLLLFAVIHSGGAALRSQAEALIGARAWRLIFATASIPSAVVVIGWFLAHRYDGLRLWNLQGVPGMVPLVWLGTAISFLFLYPATYNLLEIPAVLKPQVRLYATGIIRISRHPQAVGQILWCLTHALWIGSSFMLVTCIGLIAHHLFAVWHGDRRLRARFGEAFEELRSSTSVVPFQAVLDGRQTLVWQEFLRPAQLGIAVAVAVFWWSHRFISSAGALMLHSSLEKLLS, from the coding sequence ATGGCGATGTCGGATCAACACAGCAGTTTGGTGATGCTGCTGCTGCTGCTGTTGTTCGCAGTGATCCACAGTGGCGGTGCTGCCCTGAGAAGCCAGGCTGAAGCCCTGATCGGGGCCAGGGCCTGGCGCCTGATCTTTGCGACCGCGAGCATTCCATCAGCCGTGGTGGTGATCGGCTGGTTTCTGGCCCATCGCTATGACGGACTGCGGCTTTGGAACCTTCAAGGCGTACCAGGCATGGTGCCCCTGGTTTGGCTGGGAACAGCCATCAGCTTTCTGTTCCTTTATCCAGCCACGTACAACCTTCTGGAGATTCCAGCGGTGCTGAAACCGCAAGTGCGTCTTTACGCCACGGGGATCATCCGCATTTCACGGCATCCACAGGCGGTTGGTCAGATTCTGTGGTGCCTGACCCATGCGCTTTGGATTGGCAGCAGCTTCATGTTGGTGACCTGTATCGGACTGATTGCTCACCACCTCTTCGCTGTCTGGCATGGGGACCGACGCTTGCGCGCACGCTTCGGCGAAGCCTTTGAAGAGCTGCGATCAAGCACCTCAGTGGTGCCCTTCCAGGCCGTGCTCGATGGGCGACAAACACTGGTATGGCAGGAGTTTCTGCGACCAGCCCAGCTCGGAATCGCTGTTGCGGTGGCTGTTTTCTGGTGGTCCCATCGCTTCATCTCAAGTGCCGGTGCTCTGATGTTGCACTCCAGCCTCGAGAAACTGCTGAGCTGA